In Haliscomenobacter hydrossis DSM 1100, the DNA window CCAAACCCACCCGGCTGCGCACTTCGCCCACAAAACTGGAACCGCCCGTTTGGGTGATGTAGTTAAAAATCCCTCCTGGCGCATTGACGCCGAGAATAGAGGCCGTGCCGCCCCGTACGGCTTCCAGGCGAGCGAGGCTAATGTCGGCGCGCAAAAAACCATCGGGAGCAAATTGCCCTTGCGCGGGTACAGTGGGGAGCCCATCTTCCTGCATGGAGACATAGTTGTAATTGCCTCCTAGGATCATGCCGCGCACCACGACGCTGTTGAAAATTTCGCCACGAGAAGTATTGGTGAATACGCCCGGTACCTGGCGGAGGAGTTCAGTTGCGCTGTTGGGCACCATACGGTCCAATACGCGGGTATCGAGGGTGGTGATGGCAATGGAGGATTCAATGCGTTTGCGGCTGTCAAACACCCCCGTCACGATCATTTCATCCAGGATTTGGACTTCTTCCTCCAGGTTGATCACGACCTCGGTTTCACCCTCGGTATTGATGGTGACAACAACTTCTTTCCTAAAAAAACCAATGGAAGTGACGACCAGCGTGAGGGATTTTTCTGCTCGAATCGACAGAGAAAAGGCCCCGTTGGGATCGGTATAAGTGCCCGTTTGGGTGCCTTTTATTTGTACGGATACCCCAGCAAGGGGAACGTTTTTGGTGTCTTTGATTGTACCGCGTAAATAATTTGTTTGGGAAAATACGGGCGCGAAAGCGCTCAACAGCAAAAACAAACCGAGGAGATGAGTTAGTCGCTTTTTCATGGTATCCGGTTTTTTAGAGTTTGTTTAATACCCGCGCAGGATATATCACCAACTGCAAAGATGTAAGCACAATTGTTCATTGGCAAGGGTCATCTTCCAGATGGTAGCTTGCGCTTTCCGGGTGGCAGATTTTATTCTCCAAGTGAGTTTTTGTTTGTTCAATCCAGCGGAAGTGTAATTAACTCAAGTTGTGACCTATACGAATTCCTGCTCGTTAAACAAAAAGGAAAGGGCATAGGCAAAAATGAACATAAAGGTCTTCAAGTTAAATCCATCCGGGGTGACGGCATGAATGGTTTTGGGCATTGCAGCACAAATGGCACTAAAAACGGACTCGATTTGTCTTCGAATGGCCTTTTTCCATAAACGGATCTGGTAAATATCTCCCCTGCTGGTATTTTTTTTACGCATCGTCTCCCAGATGATTTGCCCCATTTGGCCGGAGTTGTCCTCCAAATCATGGTTTTCAAATGCGTTATCACCAAAAATGGAGGCTTCTGGGGGGATATTGAAGTCCATTCGGTTAAGGAATCGCGCATCGTGATAAGAACCGGGCAAAAGGGCAATCTCTACAGGGATCCCCTCTTCGGTACACAGAACACCCGCTTTAAATCCATAAAAGTACTCTCGTTTCGAGGCATTTTTTCCTCGAAAAATATCATTATACCCCAATAGCCTATTGCGACTGATACGAATATTATGACAGACTTTGACCGGAAAACTGTCCAAAAGATAGTACTGCCGTTCATTTTCTTGCTTAAAAACGGAGGAAAAAACCTCGAAAACAGCCTGGATCAAGTCTTTGATATGATGCATACGACGATTGAACTGGGATTTACTCAACATGCCAGGGCAATGATCAGACTTCATATAGCTAAGCGTATTTTGGATGTTTCCTCCGAAATACCGGCTAGATACGACCAAGGTCGTGATGATCGTCGCGTCATCAATCCGACGTTGCTCATCTTCTTTATGGTGCATCGCTTGCAGCATATCCGAAATTGTGATGTAAATTGCAACCGTGAAATATTTCATACTGGCCTCCGTAGTTTGTTGTGTGGTAACTACAAAGTAACGGAGGTCTTTCTTTTTTTTCCTTTTTATAGGTCACAACTTGAGTTAATTACAAATACGGTTTTTCCAACTTCATTTTTACATCCCAAAGTTCCCCCATGCCCTTTGGTTACAATATCATACGCCAAACTCAGCCCCAAACCAGGCTAAATATTTCTCGATTTGTCCAGTAAGGTAGTAAGGTAAATTGAGCAAGTGATATCCTTTCCCACTTGGAGTATCCAGGGTGTTTATGCTTAGCTTCCCGCCGTAAACTCTCACGGCCAGGTGTTGAGGGGAATGCTCCATAAAAGCGTGTAAAGATCGTAA includes these proteins:
- a CDS encoding IS982 family transposase; translated protein: MKYFTVAIYITISDMLQAMHHKEDEQRRIDDATIITTLVVSSRYFGGNIQNTLSYMKSDHCPGMLSKSQFNRRMHHIKDLIQAVFEVFSSVFKQENERQYYLLDSFPVKVCHNIRISRNRLLGYNDIFRGKNASKREYFYGFKAGVLCTEEGIPVEIALLPGSYHDARFLNRMDFNIPPEASIFGDNAFENHDLEDNSGQMGQIIWETMRKKNTSRGDIYQIRLWKKAIRRQIESVFSAICAAMPKTIHAVTPDGFNLKTFMFIFAYALSFLFNEQEFV